In Mytilus edulis chromosome 13, xbMytEdul2.2, whole genome shotgun sequence, a single window of DNA contains:
- the LOC139500401 gene encoding uncharacterized protein: protein MEFKLNVCIHKRLNGIEETFRHECQEPNGTVEFLSMHLKKEPCVSYHLLVDGIFIFNRGPELREKCGANQFGLCQGQSESYIQCGKCLQKYHRQCVIVEVETFACGCHIERPLKSRNERIYRCKEEFMKHVKSLDIKKLVSDISCEKINSARWQTMIGTNPKEKQIWKDGNNMVLTMTGAPTVSLSIFKNII, encoded by the exons ATGGAATTCAAGTTGAATGTTTGTATTCACAAACGACTTAATGGCATTGAAGAAACATTCAGACATGAATGCCAGGAACCAAATGGAACGGTTGAATTCTTGTCCATGCATCTGAAAAAGGAGCCTTGTGTGTCATACCACCTACTCGTAGATGGTATTTTTATCTTCAACAGAGGACCAGAACTAAGAGAAAAATGTGGGGCAAACCAGTTTGGGCTCTGTCAAGGTCAATCAGAGTCCTACATTCAGTGTGGTAAATGCTTACAAAAGTACCATAGACAGTGTGTCATTGTTGAAGTTGAGACTTTTGCATGTGGTTGCCACATAGAAAGGCCACTGAAAAGTAGAAA TGAAAGAATTTATAGATGCAAAGAAGAATTTATGAAACATGTGAAGAGTCTTGATATTAAA aaattgGTATCAGATATTTCTTGTGAAAAGATTAATTCTGCACGCTGGCAAACCATGATTGGAACTAACCCAAAAGAAAAACAGATATGGAAAGATGGGAATAACATGGTTCTAACAATGACTGGGGCACCTACAGTGagtctttcaatttttaagaacATAAtctaa